A part of Halodesulfovibrio marinisediminis DSM 17456 genomic DNA contains:
- a CDS encoding cytochrome ubiquinol oxidase subunit I yields MDVVMLSRIQFAVTVFFHFIFVPLTLGLSVLLAIMETMYVRTGNEMYKRMVKFWGKLFIINFTLGVVTGITLEFQFGTNWSRYSEYVGDIFGSLLAIEASTSFFLESTFIAVWYFGWKKVSKKVHCMCIWLVALASNMSAYWIIMANAFMQNPVGYKMVEGKPQLNDFFAVIFNPYGLGEFAHTVSSSWMVGGMFVLGISAWHLVRKNEVELFKSSFKIASIFFLIFSLATAAAGHHQGQIAAKYQPAKLAAMESHWETGNNVPMYLLTWPNAENNGNAIQALPIPSALSILAYNDPNAEVIGLNDIPEEDRPPVLPTFISFRIMVGLGTFFPIFAIALFMWRKKIETKTVVLKALPWLIPLPYICIMFGWTVTEVGRQPWIVYNMLRTSDAASPIEASMVVWSIVAFTLIYTFLGLLDIYLLRKYAMKGPK; encoded by the coding sequence ATGGACGTAGTAATGCTGTCCAGAATTCAGTTTGCAGTAACTGTATTCTTTCATTTTATTTTCGTACCATTAACGCTTGGTCTGTCTGTACTGCTTGCCATCATGGAAACCATGTATGTGCGCACTGGTAATGAGATGTACAAGCGCATGGTAAAGTTCTGGGGAAAACTGTTCATCATCAACTTCACCCTTGGTGTTGTTACAGGTATTACGCTCGAATTCCAGTTCGGCACAAACTGGTCACGCTACTCTGAATACGTAGGTGACATTTTCGGCTCCTTGCTTGCAATTGAAGCGAGCACCTCTTTCTTCCTTGAATCTACCTTTATTGCGGTATGGTACTTCGGTTGGAAAAAAGTCTCCAAAAAAGTTCACTGTATGTGTATCTGGCTTGTAGCTCTTGCTTCCAACATGTCTGCTTACTGGATCATCATGGCAAACGCGTTCATGCAAAATCCTGTAGGCTACAAAATGGTTGAAGGTAAGCCACAGCTTAACGATTTCTTCGCAGTCATATTTAACCCATATGGACTTGGCGAATTTGCGCATACAGTATCCTCTTCATGGATGGTTGGCGGCATGTTCGTTCTTGGTATCTCCGCATGGCATCTTGTACGCAAAAATGAAGTAGAACTATTTAAAAGCTCTTTTAAAATTGCGTCCATCTTCTTCCTTATTTTCTCCTTAGCAACAGCAGCAGCCGGTCACCATCAGGGACAAATTGCAGCCAAGTATCAGCCTGCTAAACTTGCAGCCATGGAATCCCACTGGGAAACCGGAAACAATGTTCCTATGTACCTTCTTACATGGCCTAACGCAGAAAATAACGGTAATGCCATTCAAGCTCTGCCAATTCCAAGTGCATTATCTATCCTTGCATACAACGATCCTAATGCTGAAGTTATCGGTCTGAATGATATTCCAGAAGAAGATCGTCCACCGGTACTGCCTACATTCATTAGTTTCCGAATCATGGTAGGTTTAGGCACCTTCTTCCCTATCTTTGCTATCGCCCTCTTTATGTGGCGTAAAAAAATTGAAACAAAGACTGTTGTTCTCAAAGCACTCCCTTGGCTTATTCCGCTTCCATACATCTGCATCATGTTTGGATGGACAGTAACTGAAGTAGGTCGCCAGCCTTGGATTGTATATAATATGCTTCGAACCTCAGATGCGGCTTCTCCAATCGAAGCCTCCATGGTTGTCTGGTCTATTGTCGCCTTTACCCTGATTTACACCTTCCTTGGCCTGCTCGATATCTACCTGCTCAGGAAATACGCAATGAAAGGCCCTAAATAG
- a CDS encoding universal stress protein, with protein MRTINNILVPVDVMEDNDFFVEYAKVLAGKLGAKITLLYARPPLDRFYDAYLTDDIVEKLKLESKERAIAELEKIAEKHFQDMDVSIKLRRGQPQDLILEMTDTDEYDMVIMGKHCRKGVERVLFGSVANRVVKYANTPVLTVHPPECKH; from the coding sequence ATGCGTACTATCAATAATATTCTTGTTCCTGTTGATGTCATGGAAGATAATGATTTTTTTGTTGAATATGCAAAAGTTTTAGCAGGAAAACTAGGTGCAAAAATCACCCTGCTGTACGCTAGACCGCCTCTGGACCGCTTCTACGATGCATATCTGACAGATGATATTGTAGAAAAACTCAAATTAGAATCTAAAGAGCGCGCTATCGCAGAGCTTGAAAAAATCGCCGAAAAACATTTCCAAGACATGGATGTATCCATCAAGTTACGTCGCGGTCAGCCACAGGATCTGATTCTGGAAATGACCGATACTGATGAATACGATATGGTTATTATGGGAAAACATTGCCGTAAAGGCGTTGAGCGCGTCCTCTTCGGCTCTGTTGCAAACCGTGTTGTAAAATACGCCAATACCCCAGTTCTTACTGTCCATCCCCCTGAGTGCAAGCACTAG
- a CDS encoding universal stress protein — protein sequence MRTIKHILVAVDLMEDSSFIAAYARLFAEKLNAKMTVVYATPPLSQYFGLYLPQDTIAKFHEESEQGAIRELKEFVEKHFEGLDVERRLANGHPQDVVLGVAREGDFDLIIIGTHSRKGVDRIMFGSVANSVVKQSDIPVLTVRPDM from the coding sequence ATGCGAACAATCAAACACATCCTTGTCGCTGTTGACCTCATGGAAGACAGTTCATTTATCGCGGCATATGCAAGACTTTTTGCGGAAAAACTGAATGCTAAAATGACAGTAGTCTATGCCACGCCGCCTCTAAGCCAGTACTTCGGGCTTTATCTCCCACAAGATACCATTGCAAAATTCCACGAAGAATCTGAACAAGGTGCCATCCGCGAACTCAAAGAATTTGTTGAAAAACACTTTGAAGGTCTGGATGTTGAACGACGACTAGCTAACGGTCATCCGCAGGATGTTGTTCTAGGAGTAGCCAGAGAAGGCGACTTTGATCTGATTATTATTGGCACTCATAGCCGCAAAGGCGTTGATCGAATTATGTTCGGCTCTGTTGCCAACAGCGTTGTAAAACAGTCTGACATTCCTGTACTGACAGTACGCCCAGACATGTAA
- a CDS encoding YqaA family protein → MLDFFSPELGYPALFFLSFLAATILPLGSEWLLIAMVAGSFDPSSSVLIATAGNTLGACTTYFIGIWGGTYLIERVLRIDETSQKKAHHFYSKWGQWSLLLSWLPVIGDPLCLVGGIARVRFSFFFLLVLVGKFSRYAALTWLTLQAV, encoded by the coding sequence ATGCTTGATTTTTTCTCACCAGAGCTGGGATACCCTGCTCTTTTCTTTCTCAGCTTCCTTGCTGCAACAATACTTCCTCTCGGCTCCGAGTGGTTGCTTATTGCTATGGTAGCTGGCTCCTTTGACCCATCCTCCTCAGTGCTGATAGCAACAGCAGGCAACACTCTTGGCGCGTGCACAACCTATTTCATTGGTATATGGGGTGGTACCTACCTCATTGAACGAGTTTTACGAATCGATGAGACATCACAAAAAAAAGCCCACCATTTTTATTCCAAATGGGGGCAATGGTCACTTCTTCTTTCCTGGTTACCTGTAATCGGAGATCCGCTCTGCCTTGTGGGGGGGATTGCTCGCGTCCGATTCTCTTTCTTTTTCCTTCTTGTACTAGTTGGGAAATTTTCCCGTTATGCAGCCCTTACGTGGCTGACGCTACAGGCAGTCTAG
- a CDS encoding PEP/pyruvate-binding domain-containing protein yields MVHSEFCHRITAENKFQVYHDLMREKVKHIILVSSPYDAWVMEEDCNLSERLANEYRGLNLSSPPRLTWISSPEDIPSALEKRPADMVILMSGLAERELIDLKQRIDQFVPDLPVVVLTHREVDSSQLKRKNLDHCFLWTGDAELLLAIVKLTEDKINIDADTREAGIRNIILVEDSPSYISSFLPILYRALVQQAQAVIQEGLNQEHRLLVMRARPKILVAETYEEAMEYFRQYEQYVLGVISDVRYPRNGKIDPSAGVALLSEIKKESKDIPLLLASSESVNKWYAKEIPCEFIDKNSPLLLAELHRFVSEHLGFGDFVFRNKAGVEIDRAHTMYQLKEKLNQVPDDVFLAHCLNNDFSRWFFARTETELACLMRPLTPEDFDNSVEAMRAFVIEQLHNRLHQRQRGIVVSFKENDFDPQTDFLKIGEGSIGGKARSLAFMFRLIEKSNGLSKKYHNIDIITPKVLSIATEGFDSFLRLNDLGYLADEDFKDDEVVEICLKAKLPEWLKSKLRIYLEKVKKPLAIRSSSLLEDAQYQAYAGLYSTVMLTNTNPDIEVRYAELAAAIKKVYASTFFQSPKSFSRRVKLRTDEEKMGVIIQEIIGRHYDEYFYPAISGVAQSKNFYPFGRMKTDDGIASIAMGLGKTVMDGGQVLRFCPKCPHVQPQAANLQELLKNSQSTFYSLYMGDPNLAPKAKEQHGALIQRRIHNAEPTGPISFLASSYLPQEGVIRDTASFPGGSKVLLFAQVLKHGLFPLPALLNDLLALAEEAMGGPVELEFCVNMDMDGSNAELALLQLRPMSSLSALSTVTITKRERAAAFCYSKHALGNAESQDVCDIIFIHPDDFDVTKTMAIKQEIQERNKQMLREERKYILVGPGRWGTSDRFLGIPVTWNDISSVSAIIETFTENLRVEPSQGSHFFHCITTLGINYVMITNSNEEFIHWEWLANMPVHYKGDFITHIQFESPITIKVDGRTAECAMLRPAPQGAEVPII; encoded by the coding sequence ATGGTACATTCTGAATTCTGTCACCGAATTACGGCTGAAAACAAATTTCAAGTATATCACGACCTTATGCGCGAGAAAGTGAAACATATTATTCTTGTTTCATCTCCATATGATGCATGGGTTATGGAAGAAGACTGCAATCTTTCTGAACGCCTTGCCAATGAGTACCGCGGCCTGAACTTGAGCTCACCGCCACGCCTTACGTGGATATCCTCACCGGAAGACATTCCTTCAGCTCTGGAAAAGCGCCCCGCAGATATGGTCATTCTTATGTCAGGCCTTGCCGAACGGGAATTAATAGACCTGAAACAACGTATTGATCAATTTGTGCCGGATCTGCCTGTGGTTGTTCTTACGCACAGGGAAGTGGACAGCTCACAACTCAAACGAAAGAACCTTGATCACTGCTTCTTATGGACAGGTGATGCGGAGCTTCTGCTGGCAATTGTTAAACTGACTGAAGATAAAATTAATATTGACGCAGACACTCGAGAAGCCGGTATCCGGAATATTATTCTTGTGGAAGACTCACCAAGCTACATTTCATCATTTCTTCCTATTCTATACCGAGCACTCGTACAGCAAGCACAGGCCGTCATTCAAGAGGGGCTTAATCAGGAACATCGTCTACTGGTTATGCGCGCACGACCAAAGATTCTAGTTGCGGAAACGTATGAAGAAGCAATGGAATACTTTCGACAGTACGAACAATACGTGCTTGGCGTAATCTCTGACGTCCGCTACCCCCGAAACGGCAAAATAGACCCTTCTGCCGGCGTCGCGTTACTTTCTGAGATCAAAAAAGAGAGTAAAGACATACCACTGCTGCTCGCAAGCAGTGAATCTGTTAACAAATGGTACGCAAAAGAAATTCCCTGTGAATTTATTGATAAAAACTCACCGCTTCTACTTGCAGAATTGCATAGATTTGTCAGTGAGCATCTAGGTTTTGGCGATTTCGTATTCCGCAATAAGGCTGGAGTTGAAATAGACCGTGCGCACACGATGTATCAATTGAAAGAAAAGTTGAATCAGGTGCCTGACGATGTCTTTCTTGCCCACTGCCTGAATAATGACTTTTCCCGCTGGTTCTTTGCCAGAACGGAAACAGAGCTTGCCTGTCTCATGCGTCCACTTACACCTGAAGACTTTGACAACAGTGTGGAAGCAATGCGCGCCTTTGTCATCGAACAGCTCCACAACAGGCTACATCAGCGGCAACGCGGGATTGTTGTCAGCTTCAAAGAAAACGACTTTGACCCACAAACAGATTTTTTAAAAATAGGTGAAGGCTCCATCGGCGGCAAAGCCCGTAGCCTTGCCTTCATGTTTCGCCTTATAGAGAAAAGCAACGGATTAAGTAAAAAGTACCATAACATCGATATCATCACGCCAAAGGTACTCAGCATTGCCACAGAAGGCTTTGACAGTTTCCTGCGGTTAAATGACCTAGGCTACTTGGCAGACGAAGACTTTAAAGATGATGAAGTGGTAGAAATCTGTCTTAAAGCAAAATTACCTGAATGGTTGAAAAGCAAGCTGCGTATCTATTTAGAAAAAGTCAAAAAGCCATTGGCCATTCGCTCCTCAAGTTTACTTGAAGATGCCCAGTATCAGGCATACGCAGGACTGTACTCAACGGTCATGCTCACAAACACAAACCCTGACATTGAAGTTCGTTACGCCGAGCTGGCAGCAGCAATAAAAAAAGTTTACGCCTCAACCTTTTTCCAGTCTCCAAAGTCTTTCTCACGAAGAGTTAAACTGCGCACTGATGAAGAAAAAATGGGTGTTATTATTCAGGAAATTATCGGAAGACATTACGATGAATATTTCTATCCGGCAATTTCCGGCGTTGCTCAGTCAAAAAACTTCTATCCGTTTGGAAGAATGAAAACAGACGACGGTATCGCATCTATAGCTATGGGACTTGGGAAAACCGTTATGGATGGCGGACAGGTACTCCGATTCTGCCCGAAATGCCCTCATGTTCAACCGCAAGCTGCCAATCTGCAGGAGCTTCTCAAAAATTCTCAGAGCACATTCTACAGCCTATACATGGGAGATCCTAACCTTGCACCAAAGGCAAAAGAACAACATGGGGCACTGATACAACGACGAATCCACAATGCCGAACCAACAGGTCCTATTTCTTTTCTTGCAAGCAGTTACCTTCCGCAGGAAGGAGTTATACGGGATACAGCATCTTTCCCTGGCGGCTCCAAGGTTCTGCTTTTTGCGCAAGTTCTTAAACACGGCCTGTTCCCGCTTCCTGCTCTCCTGAATGATCTGCTTGCATTAGCTGAGGAAGCAATGGGTGGCCCTGTCGAACTGGAATTCTGCGTTAACATGGATATGGACGGCTCAAACGCTGAGCTTGCCTTACTGCAACTGCGCCCGATGAGCTCTCTTTCTGCTTTATCTACCGTAACCATCACCAAGCGGGAACGTGCAGCTGCGTTCTGTTATTCCAAACATGCGCTGGGGAATGCTGAAAGTCAGGATGTCTGCGACATTATCTTTATTCATCCAGATGACTTTGATGTGACAAAAACCATGGCTATCAAACAAGAAATACAAGAGCGCAACAAACAGATGCTCCGCGAAGAACGCAAGTACATCCTCGTAGGACCCGGACGTTGGGGGACATCTGACCGCTTCCTTGGAATTCCGGTAACATGGAATGATATCTCTAGCGTTTCTGCGATTATTGAAACATTTACGGAAAACCTGCGGGTTGAGCCGTCGCAAGGCTCACACTTCTTTCACTGCATCACAACGTTAGGTATCAACTACGTAATGATCACTAATTCCAATGAAGAATTTATTCATTGGGAGTGGCTGGCAAATATGCCAGTACACTACAAAGGAGATTTCATTACCCACATACAATTTGAATCTCCAATTACTATTAAGGTAGATGGTAGAACAGCTGAGTGTGCAATGTTAAGACCCGCCCCACAAGGGGCTGAAGTTCCAATCATTTAA
- the gdhA gene encoding NADP-specific glutamate dehydrogenase, whose product MDILDLIKSRDPNEREFHQAVTEVIESIKPVLDRNPHYRSANILERIVEPERVIMFRVPWVDDDGNIQVNRGFRIEMNSAIGPYKGGLRFHPSVNLGILKFLAFEQVFKNALTSLPMGGGKGGSDFDPKGKSNMEIMRFCQSFMTELSRHIGPNTDVPAGDIGVGAREIGFLFGQYKRLRNEFTGVLTGKGLDWGGSLIRPEATGYGAVYFAAEMLAVDGRTLKDTRSIVSGSGNVAQYAMEKLIELGSIPVTFSDSSGYIYDEKGVDQEKLAFIKELKNVRFGRVSEYAEEYPEAVYVPVDPTADFNPLWDHKADCAFPCATQNEINAKDAANLVANGVTVVSEGANMPTVPEGVDLFLQEKVMYAPGKAANAGGVSVSGLEMTQNSMRLNWSREEVDNRLHTIMKNIHKRCLDTAEYYGTPRNYVNGANIAGFTKVADAMIDQGVV is encoded by the coding sequence ATGGATATTCTCGACCTTATTAAAAGCAGAGATCCTAATGAACGTGAATTTCATCAAGCGGTTACTGAAGTTATAGAATCTATCAAGCCTGTCCTTGATCGAAACCCTCATTACCGCAGCGCAAATATTCTTGAACGTATTGTTGAACCAGAACGAGTTATTATGTTCCGAGTTCCATGGGTCGACGATGACGGTAACATTCAAGTTAACCGCGGGTTCCGTATTGAAATGAACAGTGCCATTGGTCCTTACAAAGGAGGCTTACGCTTCCACCCTTCTGTAAACCTTGGTATCCTCAAGTTTCTTGCATTTGAACAAGTTTTTAAAAACGCACTTACCAGCCTTCCTATGGGCGGCGGTAAAGGTGGTTCCGACTTTGACCCTAAAGGCAAAAGCAATATGGAAATCATGCGTTTTTGCCAGAGCTTCATGACAGAGCTCTCCCGTCATATCGGTCCTAACACTGACGTTCCAGCTGGTGACATTGGTGTCGGCGCACGCGAAATTGGTTTCCTCTTTGGCCAGTACAAGCGTCTCCGTAACGAATTTACTGGCGTATTGACCGGTAAAGGCCTGGACTGGGGCGGCAGCCTCATCCGTCCTGAAGCAACAGGCTACGGCGCAGTATACTTTGCTGCTGAAATGCTTGCTGTTGACGGTCGCACCCTCAAAGATACCCGCAGCATTGTTTCCGGTTCCGGTAACGTTGCCCAGTACGCAATGGAAAAACTTATTGAACTCGGCAGCATCCCTGTAACCTTCTCTGACTCTTCAGGTTACATTTACGATGAAAAAGGCGTGGATCAGGAAAAACTGGCATTCATCAAAGAACTCAAAAACGTACGCTTCGGCCGCGTAAGCGAATACGCAGAAGAATACCCTGAAGCTGTATATGTACCAGTTGACCCTACTGCTGACTTCAACCCGCTGTGGGATCACAAAGCAGACTGCGCATTCCCATGTGCTACTCAGAACGAAATTAACGCAAAAGACGCTGCTAATCTGGTGGCCAACGGCGTTACTGTTGTTTCTGAAGGTGCAAACATGCCTACCGTACCAGAAGGTGTCGACCTATTCCTTCAGGAAAAAGTTATGTACGCACCTGGCAAAGCCGCTAACGCTGGCGGCGTTTCTGTTTCTGGTCTTGAAATGACACAGAACTCCATGCGTCTCAACTGGAGCCGCGAAGAAGTTGATAACCGCCTGCACACAATCATGAAAAATATTCACAAGCGTTGTCTGGATACCGCAGAATACTACGGCACCCCACGCAACTACGTAAACGGCGCAAACATTGCCGGATTTACCAAAGTCGCAGACGCTATGATTGATCAGGGCGTTGTCTAG
- a CDS encoding YccF domain-containing protein — translation MVKIIMNILWLFLGGLQMALGWFIAGIIMIISIVGIPWARSCFVIAKFTLWPFGKEVVNRVDVTGQHDIGTGFLGLLGNIIWFIFAGLWLAIGHLFFALANFITIIGIPFGFQHLKLAVICLAPIGKTAADDPNSLLNR, via the coding sequence ATGGTAAAAATTATAATGAATATCCTCTGGTTATTTCTTGGAGGACTACAAATGGCACTGGGATGGTTTATAGCCGGTATTATCATGATTATTTCGATTGTCGGCATTCCATGGGCGCGTTCTTGTTTTGTGATCGCTAAGTTTACTCTGTGGCCATTTGGCAAAGAAGTTGTGAACAGAGTGGATGTTACCGGTCAGCATGATATAGGAACAGGCTTTTTGGGGCTTCTTGGCAACATTATCTGGTTCATTTTTGCAGGGTTGTGGCTTGCGATTGGACACCTGTTTTTCGCGCTGGCGAACTTTATTACCATTATTGGCATTCCGTTCGGTTTCCAGCACCTCAAACTTGCCGTAATTTGTCTGGCTCCTATTGGAAAAACGGCGGCAGATGATCCGAACTCCTTGCTGAACCGTTAA
- a CDS encoding M48 family metallopeptidase: MTFLTALILFFIIGAWGLETWVSKLNLQSLKQPIPASFKHAVDAEKYAKSQAYTRHNDKLAFISGFVNVIAVVLCLLLGIFNIFNEWAAAIFNGQIMQGLAFFGIVSLASMLISLPFSIYKTFVIEEKYGFNRTTPKLFITDRLKGILLGVILGAPLAAGILWFFQTFATFGWLIAWGFATAFLFAVQYVAPIWIMPLFNKFTPLEDGELRKAIEGFAHKNGFNISGIFIIDGSKRSNKANAFFTGFGKQKRIALFDTLVNTMSTEEIVGVLAHEIGHCKLNHIKRMFLTSIITTGITFFCLSLVLKYEPLYAAFHIEHVTIAVGMVLFNFLYTPLSLIMTIIASHQSRKYEFEADAFAARTTGNPSALSKALIKLSVNSLSNLTPHPAYVALHYSHPPVVSRIKALNKIKATQ, encoded by the coding sequence ATGACCTTTTTAACTGCCCTTATTCTCTTTTTCATCATCGGCGCGTGGGGACTTGAAACATGGGTAAGCAAACTCAACCTTCAATCACTAAAGCAACCGATCCCTGCCTCCTTCAAGCATGCGGTAGATGCTGAAAAGTATGCAAAGTCTCAAGCATACACACGGCACAATGACAAGCTGGCCTTCATTTCCGGTTTTGTTAACGTCATCGCAGTAGTGCTTTGCCTTTTACTTGGTATTTTTAATATCTTTAATGAATGGGCAGCAGCCATTTTCAATGGACAAATCATGCAAGGACTAGCTTTTTTCGGAATCGTTTCGCTAGCCTCAATGCTTATCTCCCTCCCGTTCTCTATCTACAAAACATTCGTGATTGAAGAGAAGTACGGCTTTAACCGCACTACCCCCAAACTGTTCATTACAGATCGCCTTAAAGGTATTCTGCTTGGAGTTATTCTCGGTGCGCCGCTTGCTGCAGGCATTTTATGGTTCTTCCAGACATTCGCCACGTTCGGGTGGCTTATCGCATGGGGATTTGCAACAGCTTTCCTCTTTGCAGTGCAATATGTTGCGCCAATCTGGATTATGCCACTCTTCAACAAGTTTACGCCACTGGAAGACGGAGAACTTCGTAAAGCAATTGAAGGATTTGCACACAAGAACGGATTTAATATCTCCGGCATTTTTATTATTGATGGCTCCAAACGATCCAACAAAGCTAATGCATTCTTTACAGGGTTCGGGAAGCAGAAACGTATCGCGTTGTTTGATACCCTTGTGAACACTATGAGCACAGAAGAAATAGTTGGAGTCCTCGCCCATGAAATCGGGCATTGCAAACTTAACCATATTAAACGGATGTTCCTCACCAGCATTATTACAACAGGCATCACATTCTTCTGCTTATCGCTGGTGCTCAAGTACGAACCGCTTTATGCTGCGTTTCATATAGAACATGTCACCATTGCTGTAGGTATGGTGTTGTTTAACTTCCTTTACACCCCCCTCTCTCTTATTATGACGATTATCGCTTCACATCAGTCTCGAAAATATGAATTCGAAGCAGATGCCTTTGCTGCCAGAACAACAGGAAACCCTTCAGCTCTATCAAAAGCGTTAATAAAGCTTTCTGTGAACAGCCTTTCAAACCTGACACCTCACCCAGCCTATGTAGCACTACACTACTCACACCCTCCAGTAGTCTCTCGCATCAAAGCGCTCAATAAAATTAAAGCGACACAATAG
- the ald gene encoding alanine dehydrogenase: MIIGVPKEIKTLENRVALTPGGAAALVRQGHTVLVETDAGRGSGLFDEEYIASGASMVSAEEAWGAEMVIKVKEPIASEYQYLRDGLLLFTYLHLAAERDLTTALLEGGTTAVAYETVQLANGALPLLMPMSEVAGRMATQEGANFLKKTNGGRGVLLGGTPGVAPARVTVIGGGVVGMNAAKMAIGLGADVTILDVNHQRLQYLDDVYGNRIRTVTSTEPNIREWVAKSDLVVGAVLIPGAKAPSLIVEDMVKTMQEGSVIVDVAIDQGGCCETIKPTTHEDPVFDLHGVVHYGVTNMPGAVPRTSTFALSNQTLPYAIQLANKGLDALRADRALALGLNTYKGKLTCPAVGEAFELFSVSPEDVL; this comes from the coding sequence ATGATTATTGGTGTACCAAAAGAGATTAAGACTTTGGAAAATCGAGTAGCTCTTACTCCGGGTGGCGCGGCAGCGCTTGTCCGTCAAGGGCATACTGTGCTTGTAGAAACTGATGCTGGTCGCGGAAGCGGATTGTTTGATGAGGAATACATTGCTTCCGGTGCAAGCATGGTTTCTGCAGAAGAGGCTTGGGGCGCTGAAATGGTCATTAAGGTTAAAGAACCTATTGCCTCGGAATATCAGTATCTGCGAGATGGTTTGCTTCTTTTTACCTACCTCCATCTTGCTGCTGAGCGTGATTTGACTACTGCTCTTCTGGAAGGGGGAACTACTGCCGTTGCATATGAAACCGTACAGCTGGCGAATGGTGCTTTGCCGCTTCTTATGCCAATGTCTGAAGTTGCAGGACGGATGGCGACACAGGAAGGCGCTAACTTTCTTAAAAAGACAAACGGCGGACGTGGTGTCCTTCTTGGTGGGACCCCAGGAGTTGCTCCGGCACGTGTTACAGTAATTGGTGGCGGTGTGGTAGGTATGAATGCTGCTAAAATGGCGATCGGTCTTGGTGCAGACGTAACTATTCTTGATGTTAATCATCAGCGCTTACAATATCTTGATGATGTATACGGTAATCGTATTCGAACTGTTACATCGACTGAACCTAATATCCGTGAATGGGTTGCGAAGTCAGATCTGGTTGTAGGTGCTGTCCTTATTCCGGGGGCAAAAGCTCCAAGTTTGATTGTAGAAGATATGGTTAAGACCATGCAGGAAGGTTCGGTTATCGTAGACGTGGCCATTGACCAGGGTGGTTGTTGCGAAACCATTAAGCCTACCACTCACGAGGATCCTGTGTTCGATCTGCATGGTGTAGTGCATTATGGTGTTACCAATATGCCTGGCGCGGTACCACGTACTTCTACTTTTGCTCTTAGTAATCAGACCTTGCCATATGCGATTCAGCTTGCAAACAAAGGCCTAGATGCTTTGCGTGCAGACCGTGCCCTTGCGTTGGGACTTAATACTTATAAAGGTAAGCTGACATGTCCTGCCGTTGGTGAGGCATTCGAATTATTCTCCGTTTCTCCTGAAGACGTACTGTAA
- the glnH gene encoding glutamine ABC transporter substrate-binding protein GlnH, producing MKRLIAILAAVLVFSFSSSAFAQKLIVAHDTNFKPFEFKQNGEYVGFDIDMWKEVAKRMNLDYEFQPMDFNGIIPGLQAGSIDAAVAGITIKPSRAEVVDFSDGYYDSGLVILVRADNNDIKDINDLKDKIVATKLATSSVDLAQQYVPKKNIKLFPNNDNMFMELMTGGADAVIFDMPVVKDFEAKAGQGMVKVVGPIYQGQSYGIAFPKGSKLVPGVNKALKEMKADGTYEELFIKWFGYAPAK from the coding sequence ATGAAACGTCTTATCGCCATCTTGGCAGCTGTACTTGTTTTCTCATTTTCTTCTTCTGCTTTTGCTCAGAAGCTGATTGTTGCACATGACACCAACTTCAAGCCGTTTGAATTTAAACAGAACGGTGAATACGTTGGTTTCGATATCGACATGTGGAAAGAAGTTGCGAAACGAATGAACCTTGATTACGAATTCCAGCCGATGGATTTTAACGGTATTATCCCTGGCCTTCAGGCTGGTTCCATTGATGCTGCTGTTGCAGGTATCACCATTAAACCTTCCCGTGCAGAAGTTGTAGACTTCTCCGATGGTTACTACGATTCCGGTCTTGTCATCCTTGTTCGTGCTGATAACAACGACATCAAAGACATCAACGATTTGAAAGACAAAATCGTTGCTACCAAGCTTGCTACTTCTTCTGTTGACCTTGCTCAGCAGTACGTACCTAAGAAGAATATCAAACTTTTCCCTAACAATGATAACATGTTCATGGAACTGATGACTGGCGGTGCTGATGCTGTTATCTTTGACATGCCTGTTGTTAAAGATTTCGAAGCAAAAGCAGGTCAGGGTATGGTTAAAGTAGTTGGTCCTATCTATCAGGGTCAGTCCTACGGTATCGCATTCCCTAAAGGTTCCAAGCTTGTTCCAGGCGTAAACAAAGCGCTCAAAGAAATGAAAGCTGACGGCACCTATGAAGAACTCTTTATTAAGTGGTTTGGTTACGCGCCTGCTAAGTAG